One Festucalex cinctus isolate MCC-2025b chromosome 1, RoL_Fcin_1.0, whole genome shotgun sequence genomic region harbors:
- the LOC144028550 gene encoding uncharacterized protein LOC144028550, translated as MRDVVFTRIFVIVLCAVVFVAVLVVNALAGSGRGLFYSSTGNVSARYETNITPAGWTFSIWGVIYIWLSLMVLYITLFVFRGSWAQCLLPYVFYFFWLLSIVLNMIWLLLWDRELMLSALVVLILIVISNYGVLSIGCFITDYYGLWLKTYYPKDRTCLIILVQNGLALYTTWTTIASLINFTLVLQLWGVVKSTAATVSLCLLFAELVGWFILENWVLDRWVRNILTVYPVVIVALLGNVLKHFDAADPSPNAIFMVTLLVLACVLLVFRVCNVIWRNKWRPLFSPGSARELVSPLDGNKMKFLT; from the exons ATGAGGGACGTTGTTTTCACCCGAATCTTTGTCATCGTCTTGTGTGCGGTGGTTTTTGTGGCAGTTTTGGTAGTTAACGCCTTAGCAGGTTCGGGTAGAG GTTTGTTTTATTCCTCAACAGGTAATGTGTCAGCCCGTTATGAGACAAACATCACACCTGCTGGCTGGACCTTCTCCATTTGGGGTGTTATTTATATCTGGCTCTCCTTGATGGTTTTATATATCACCCTATTTGTGTTCAGAGG atcCTGGGCTCAGTGTCTTCTGCCATATGTCTTCTATTTCTTCTGGCTGCTCAGCATTGTGCTGAATATGATATGGCTGCTGTTGTGGGACAGAGA GTTGATGCTGTCAGCACTGGTGGTGTTGATCCTGATAGTGATTTCCAATTACGGTGTCTTGAGTATCGGTTGCTTTATCACAGATTACTATGGACTCTGGCTAAAAACCTATTATCCCAAAGATAGGACCTGTCTCATAATTCTG gttcaaaatggtttggctCTCTACACTACGTGGACCACCATTGCATCGTTGATCAACTTCACTCTTGTTCTTCAATTGTGGGGCGTGGTCAAGAGCACAGCAGCGACGGTTTCCCTTTGCCTCCTGTTTGCTGAGCTGGTGGGCTG GTTTATTCTTGAAAACTGGGTGCTGGATCGTTGGGTGCGCAACATTCTGACAGTGTACCCGGTTGTGATCGTGGCGCTGCTTGGAAATGTCTTAAAACATTTTGACGCAGCGGACCCCAGCCCAAATGCCATCTTTATGG TTACTCTGCTGGTGTTGGCATGTGTCCTGCTGGTGTTCCGGGTCTGTAATGTCATCTGGAGAAACAAATGGCGGCCCCTCTTCTCTCCAGGGTCAGCACGGGAGCTGGTTTCACCCCTCGATGGAAACAAAATGAAGTTCTTAACCTAA